The Stratiformator vulcanicus genome has a segment encoding these proteins:
- the nuoL gene encoding NADH-quinone oxidoreductase subunit L: protein MSWIGGTFFNLAKFGDIKIVIDCYIDFLTIVMFLIVTLVSLCVHVFSLGYMDDELTDEFTDHEVDVDGNHLHRRGRFDRFFAFLGLFSFAMMGLVISGNLFQTFVFWELVGATSYFLIGFYQEREYASSAANKAFIMNRIGDAGFLIGMALLFHASGSLNYEPVFRFAPGIASTLRLTETGPWLTIAGLGIFAGCVGKSAQFPLQTWLKDAMAGPTPVSALVHSATMVAAGVFLIARVYPIFTEDVLAIITYCGLTTLIIGAIAAVFQNDIKRILAYSTISQLGYMVFALGIGGWTAGVLHLITHAFFKSLLFLGAGSVIHACHHEQNVTRLGGLWRKMPITAGTMLIGTIAISGLAVPLFGLFEMEFFGLSGFHSKDAILITAYGSMEKQPLYFWIPLCGAGITAFYMFRLWFLTFVGSARSEASEHARESSSWMTLPLVLLALCSVFVGWEGEEGELAGVLSHAVIADHGFAEFGEHAHGNVPLLGIVSALIGTVAAGVLFAFPALLGDKVFAILGPLRAFFASGWGFDRLYAAVFVGPVKTLGWIVAMLDEHLIDQVIHGLARSVKWVARLDRKFDEIFIDGAVNGVATVAMSCGRAARELQTGMLRQYVMFIAAGLILLVSLASIFLLA, encoded by the coding sequence ATGAGTTGGATCGGCGGGACTTTTTTTAATCTCGCGAAATTCGGTGATATCAAAATTGTCATCGATTGCTACATCGACTTTCTCACGATCGTTATGTTTCTCATCGTGACGCTCGTTTCGCTGTGCGTCCATGTGTTCTCTCTAGGGTATATGGACGACGAGCTGACCGACGAATTTACCGACCATGAAGTCGATGTAGACGGCAATCACCTGCACCGCCGCGGCCGCTTCGATCGCTTCTTCGCATTCCTCGGCTTGTTCAGCTTCGCAATGATGGGTTTGGTCATCAGCGGCAACCTGTTTCAGACATTCGTGTTTTGGGAACTGGTGGGAGCGACGAGTTACTTCCTGATCGGTTTTTATCAGGAACGCGAATACGCCAGCTCGGCTGCCAATAAAGCGTTTATTATGAACCGCATCGGCGATGCGGGTTTTCTGATCGGAATGGCTCTCCTCTTTCACGCATCAGGATCTTTGAACTACGAGCCGGTTTTTAGGTTCGCGCCAGGCATCGCTTCTACATTGCGTTTGACTGAAACTGGCCCTTGGCTGACAATTGCAGGATTGGGCATCTTTGCAGGCTGTGTTGGTAAGAGTGCCCAATTCCCGCTGCAAACGTGGCTGAAGGATGCCATGGCCGGTCCGACACCGGTCTCTGCGCTCGTGCATTCCGCGACGATGGTCGCTGCCGGTGTATTTCTGATTGCACGCGTCTACCCGATATTCACCGAAGACGTCTTGGCGATCATCACCTATTGTGGATTGACGACCTTAATTATTGGAGCGATTGCCGCAGTCTTTCAGAACGACATCAAGCGCATCCTCGCCTACTCAACGATTTCACAACTCGGCTATATGGTCTTCGCGCTCGGCATCGGCGGTTGGACGGCCGGGGTGTTGCACCTGATCACCCACGCGTTTTTTAAGTCACTCTTATTTCTCGGGGCGGGCAGCGTTATTCACGCCTGCCACCACGAGCAGAATGTCACGCGGTTGGGAGGCTTATGGCGGAAAATGCCGATCACCGCCGGCACAATGCTCATCGGAACGATCGCGATCAGTGGCCTTGCCGTCCCGCTATTCGGATTATTTGAAATGGAGTTCTTCGGCCTATCCGGTTTTCATTCCAAAGATGCCATTCTTATTACTGCCTACGGAAGCATGGAAAAGCAGCCGCTCTATTTCTGGATTCCGCTGTGCGGGGCCGGAATTACAGCGTTCTATATGTTCCGCCTTTGGTTCTTAACCTTTGTGGGGAGCGCTCGCTCTGAAGCGAGTGAACACGCGCGGGAGTCGTCATCCTGGATGACGTTGCCACTGGTCCTGCTGGCTCTTTGCAGCGTGTTTGTCGGCTGGGAGGGCGAAGAGGGTGAATTGGCGGGAGTGCTTTCGCACGCGGTAATAGCGGATCACGGATTCGCTGAATTTGGAGAACATGCCCACGGTAACGTACCTCTGCTCGGTATTGTGAGCGCGTTGATCGGCACTGTCGCTGCCGGGGTGCTCTTCGCATTTCCCGCTCTACTCGGCGATAAGGTGTTTGCAATACTCGGTCCCCTTCGCGCATTCTTCGCGTCCGGCTGGGGCTTTGATCGATTGTACGCCGCAGTATTCGTCGGGCCGGTTAAAACTCTGGGGTGGATCGTGGCAATGCTTGATGAGCATCTGATCGATCAAGTGATCCACGGGCTCGCACGATCTGTCAAATGGGTCGCGAGACTTGACCGAAAGTTTGACGAAATATTTATTGACGGTGCAGTCAACGGCGTTGCAACAGTCGCGATGTCATGCGGACGAGCAGCCAGAGAGCTTCAAACCGGAATGCTTCGCCAATACGTCATGTTTATTGCGGCCGGTTTGATCCTGCTTGTCTCCTTGGCATCAATATTTCTGCTGGCGTGA
- a CDS encoding MotA/TolQ/ExbB proton channel family protein, with protein sequence MRHFLPKGLTIVLIAMAVLIAAAAPALAADPPAEVADGARSLSLTQLLEAGGYIGYGILALSIAMVASIVQHLIRLRKSAFMPSGVAEDVHRCIAAGEYGAAQEICRQRSGLLTHMLSSGLAEVSLGYTAVEKAMEDASTEFAARLFRKIDTLSTIGTIAPMLGLMGTVWGMILAFLEFETKANPQVAELAPGIYRALVTTLLGLGVAVPALTAFAFLRNRIDELVAETSLLAEQVFADFKRTRGRRTKESRKADASREAVGRPLPQPPGSGQSVPSVTLTRERQA encoded by the coding sequence ATGCGCCATTTTTTGCCCAAGGGATTGACCATCGTTTTGATCGCGATGGCAGTGCTGATCGCGGCCGCCGCGCCGGCCCTCGCAGCCGATCCCCCGGCTGAGGTCGCCGATGGAGCGCGTTCGCTCTCGCTCACGCAACTTCTCGAAGCCGGTGGTTACATCGGATACGGGATTTTGGCCCTGAGTATCGCCATGGTTGCTTCAATCGTGCAGCACCTGATCCGCCTGCGGAAGTCGGCTTTCATGCCGTCGGGTGTGGCCGAAGACGTTCACCGCTGTATCGCGGCGGGGGAATACGGAGCGGCCCAAGAGATCTGTCGGCAGCGCTCGGGGCTGCTCACACACATGCTTTCTTCCGGTCTGGCGGAGGTCTCGCTCGGTTACACCGCCGTTGAAAAGGCGATGGAAGACGCGAGTACGGAGTTCGCCGCTCGACTGTTCCGCAAGATCGACACCCTCTCGACGATCGGCACCATCGCCCCGATGCTCGGTCTGATGGGGACCGTGTGGGGGATGATCCTGGCATTCCTCGAATTTGAAACCAAAGCCAATCCCCAAGTGGCCGAACTTGCCCCCGGCATCTATCGGGCGCTCGTGACGACGCTGCTCGGCCTCGGTGTCGCTGTCCCGGCCCTGACGGCGTTCGCGTTTCTGCGAAACCGCATCGACGAACTGGTCGCCGAGACCTCTTTACTCGCGGAGCAAGTGTTCGCTGACTTCAAGCGGACCCGCGGCCGTCGCACGAAAGAGTCCCGAAAGGCCGACGCCAGTAGGGAAGCGGTCGGCCGACCGTTGCCTCAACCACCCGGTTCCGGTCAGTCGGTGCCGTCGGTCACTCTCACTCGGGAGCGACAGGCATGA
- a CDS encoding NADH-quinone oxidoreductase subunit J family protein produces the protein MSLELLLFGFLALVTCGGALAVVITPNVVRMAFWLIVSLGGVSGLYFLLGADFVGATQLLIYVGGTVVLLIFGVMLTATGPYVRMEISKFEKVITGFIGLGLFGVLCSAAVATDWSPAITAPGDSVYAQGDTTRPLGLKLLGIGNVPGGETGIGFLLPFEIVSIHLLVVLIAAAYLARAKRRSEPGDD, from the coding sequence ATGAGTCTGGAACTGCTTCTCTTCGGATTCCTCGCTCTCGTCACTTGTGGCGGTGCACTCGCGGTCGTCATCACGCCGAATGTTGTGCGAATGGCGTTCTGGCTAATTGTTTCGCTCGGCGGCGTCTCAGGTCTCTACTTTCTGCTTGGGGCCGATTTTGTCGGGGCAACACAACTCTTAATCTACGTCGGCGGAACGGTCGTACTCTTAATTTTCGGCGTGATGCTCACGGCGACCGGCCCTTATGTCCGCATGGAAATTTCCAAGTTCGAGAAAGTTATCACAGGGTTCATCGGGCTGGGTCTGTTCGGAGTCCTCTGTTCGGCAGCCGTCGCAACCGACTGGTCGCCCGCGATCACTGCACCAGGCGACTCCGTTTACGCCCAAGGCGACACAACAAGACCGCTCGGCCTAAAGCTCTTAGGAATTGGAAATGTTCCCGGTGGAGAGACCGGCATCGGTTTCCTTCTGCCATTTGAAATCGTGTCGATTCACCTGCTGGTCGTGTTAATCGCCGCGGCCTATTTGGCCAGAGCAAAACGACGTTCCGAACCCGGCGATGATTAA
- a CDS encoding cation:proton antiporter — translation MSSSTSLFGRAGSRYSSLSPIGKRKFWGFLTLLFAAVLLHDLQPGAYVFAQTESGEQVEAGSADDSDHDHHDGEHAEGEHDAAHGDSHGGAGGDDHGGGHANPVAPVLAGIVVILFFAKIGGDLCERVGMPAVLGELTVGIIIGNLDSLVGINVLHFMEPPASGAHPDGFDPGAILYILAEIGVVLLLFEVGLESTVGEMMKVGVSSAIVAILGVVAPIALGYGVGMLFFDGWEVPLFLGATLCATSVGITARVLKDIGRSQDTESQIILGAAVIDDVLGLIVLAVVSGAIAAASAAGPPPTDANATLAEGGEAASVAVIDDASEHGATSLEWQIVQIVLLAIGFLGGALLLGNLNFPGAVFNYASSLRGHGLLVTFALVICFLFAFLANYMGLATIVGAFAAGLILERVQYEELETKEAVELEEAIRPLTAIFVPIFFVEMGMQVDLMSFLDSSVWGLATLLIIAAVIGKQICSLGVREPGLNKLSVGLGMIPRGEVGLIFANEGRKLVSHGESVIDTSTYASVVVMVMVTTVVTPPLLKWSMGKAEETGDLPPDEAPPRIG, via the coding sequence GTGTCTTCATCGACCAGTTTGTTCGGCCGCGCTGGTTCGCGGTATTCGTCGCTGTCGCCAATCGGTAAACGCAAATTCTGGGGGTTCTTGACCCTCCTGTTTGCGGCAGTCCTTCTGCACGACCTTCAGCCGGGGGCGTACGTATTCGCCCAGACGGAGTCGGGCGAGCAAGTGGAGGCCGGGTCGGCCGACGATTCTGACCACGACCACCATGACGGCGAGCACGCCGAAGGTGAGCATGATGCGGCGCACGGCGACTCCCATGGCGGAGCCGGGGGCGACGATCACGGTGGCGGCCACGCCAATCCCGTCGCACCGGTTCTAGCTGGAATCGTGGTCATTTTATTCTTCGCCAAAATCGGCGGGGACCTCTGCGAGCGGGTCGGGATGCCGGCGGTTCTTGGGGAACTGACGGTCGGCATTATCATTGGCAACCTCGACAGCCTCGTCGGCATCAATGTGCTGCACTTCATGGAGCCTCCGGCATCAGGCGCTCATCCGGACGGGTTCGACCCGGGGGCGATCCTTTACATTCTCGCGGAGATCGGCGTCGTCTTACTGCTGTTCGAAGTCGGCCTTGAGTCAACGGTCGGCGAGATGATGAAGGTCGGCGTCAGTTCAGCGATCGTCGCGATTCTCGGAGTCGTCGCCCCGATCGCCCTCGGCTACGGCGTCGGGATGCTCTTTTTCGACGGTTGGGAGGTTCCGCTGTTCCTCGGGGCGACCTTGTGTGCGACGAGCGTCGGGATCACCGCCCGCGTGCTCAAAGATATCGGGCGGAGTCAAGATACCGAGTCACAGATCATCCTGGGTGCTGCCGTCATCGACGATGTTCTCGGCCTGATCGTGCTGGCAGTCGTCTCGGGCGCGATCGCGGCCGCATCAGCAGCCGGACCACCTCCGACAGATGCGAACGCCACGCTCGCCGAGGGCGGCGAAGCCGCATCTGTTGCGGTCATCGACGACGCCTCTGAGCATGGAGCGACATCGCTGGAATGGCAGATCGTCCAAATCGTCCTCCTGGCAATCGGATTTCTCGGCGGTGCGTTGCTGCTGGGTAACCTGAATTTCCCCGGAGCTGTATTTAATTATGCCAGTTCGCTCCGCGGACACGGGCTGTTGGTGACCTTCGCGCTGGTAATCTGCTTCCTGTTCGCCTTCTTAGCCAACTACATGGGCTTGGCCACGATCGTCGGAGCCTTTGCGGCCGGGCTCATCTTGGAGCGTGTGCAATACGAGGAACTGGAGACGAAGGAAGCGGTCGAACTCGAAGAGGCAATACGTCCACTGACGGCGATTTTCGTTCCGATCTTCTTCGTCGAAATGGGCATGCAGGTCGACCTGATGAGCTTCCTCGACTCCAGCGTGTGGGGACTGGCCACGCTGCTCATTATCGCAGCCGTGATCGGAAAGCAGATTTGCTCGCTGGGTGTTCGGGAACCAGGCCTCAATAAGCTATCAGTCGGCCTCGGAATGATCCCGCGGGGCGAAGTCGGCCTGATCTTCGCCAATGAAGGCCGTAAGCTGGTCAGTCACGGTGAATCGGTGATTGACACCAGCACGTACGCATCGGTCGTCGTGATGGTTATGGTGACCACGGTCGTAACGCCGCCGTTGCTGAAGTGGTCGATGGGTAAGGCCGAGGAAACAGGGGACCTGCCGCCGGATGAGGCACCGCCGAGAATCGGTTGA
- the nuoK gene encoding NADH-quinone oxidoreductase subunit NuoK: protein MLNAYLFVGAALFACGILCMMTKRNGIGVLMGVELVLNAAGVNFVAFSRYTDLGLDGQVAALFIIVLAAAEAAVALAIALNFYNNHLTIDIDRADELKG, encoded by the coding sequence ATGTTAAACGCCTACTTATTCGTTGGAGCTGCGTTATTCGCTTGCGGAATACTCTGCATGATGACGAAGCGCAACGGCATCGGGGTTCTGATGGGCGTGGAACTGGTCCTGAACGCGGCGGGAGTGAATTTCGTGGCCTTCTCGCGATACACCGACCTCGGCCTCGACGGACAGGTCGCGGCCTTATTTATTATCGTGCTTGCCGCCGCCGAAGCGGCAGTGGCCCTCGCCATCGCGCTAAACTTTTATAACAACCACCTGACGATCGACATCGACCGCGCCGACGAGCTTAAAGGTTGA
- a CDS encoding fumarylacetoacetate hydrolase family protein: MRLATIHADEGTQAVGVDLSQDEPRFVRLRDEDLGSRPSMIDILSEPDGLHRAESAFNAGRAAGDFVEGRLAAPVPLPGKVLCIGLNYRDHAVETGAEIPSEPVCFVKFSSCVIGPGDPIVLPRVSSKVDFEAELVVVIGKRGKHISKESAFEHVAGYTIGHDVSARDWQKGRPGGQWTLGKNPDSFAPLGPYLVTPDEVGDPHALDVTLSLNGQTMQSGSTKEFIFGIDELIAHVSQLITLEPGDVIFTGTPPGVGDARTPPVYLQGGDHVEISIDDLGTLSNPVVAEPD, from the coding sequence ATGCGGTTGGCGACGATTCACGCGGACGAAGGGACGCAAGCAGTCGGCGTCGATCTATCACAGGACGAGCCGAGGTTCGTCAGGTTGCGGGACGAAGATCTCGGCTCGCGACCGTCGATGATCGACATCCTGAGCGAGCCGGACGGGCTGCATCGGGCCGAGTCAGCCTTTAATGCCGGACGCGCCGCCGGCGATTTCGTCGAAGGGCGTCTTGCCGCACCGGTCCCTCTCCCCGGCAAGGTGCTTTGCATCGGTCTGAACTATCGGGATCACGCCGTCGAGACCGGGGCCGAAATCCCTTCGGAGCCGGTTTGCTTCGTGAAATTTTCCTCGTGCGTGATCGGTCCGGGTGATCCCATCGTACTGCCGCGGGTGTCTTCGAAAGTTGATTTCGAGGCCGAGTTGGTCGTCGTGATCGGCAAGCGCGGCAAGCACATCTCGAAAGAGTCGGCCTTCGAGCACGTCGCCGGATACACAATCGGGCACGACGTCTCGGCCCGCGACTGGCAGAAGGGTCGGCCGGGCGGGCAATGGACACTCGGCAAGAATCCGGATTCCTTCGCACCACTCGGACCCTATCTCGTCACGCCTGACGAAGTCGGCGATCCCCATGCATTGGACGTGACTTTGTCACTGAACGGACAGACGATGCAGTCGGGCAGCACGAAGGAATTCATTTTCGGGATCGACGAATTGATCGCCCACGTCTCGCAACTGATCACCCTCGAACCGGGCGACGTGATCTTCACCGGCACGCCTCCGGGCGTCGGCGATGCCCGCACGCCTCCGGTTTATCTGCAAGGGGGCGATCACGTCGAGATTTCGATCGACGACCTCGGGACGCTGTCGAATCCGGTCGTCGCCGAGCCCGATTGA
- a CDS encoding complex I subunit 1/NuoH family protein has protein sequence MPAPLFGATIAEMLSGQFGLPEALAIFTAAAIHAFVLINLFGLVPLVAIWAERKVSGRIQDRLGPTRVGGKFGWLQGLADGIKLIQKEDLAPASADRWLFRMAPYLAAIAAFGGFLVLPFSRDWVAYASSAGLFLLLAIVSIGVVGIVFAGYASGSKWSLFGGMREAAQMVSYEIPLSICAVIPVVAVGSLDLSVIGETQSGWFFPNWLVFHNPFVLIAFIIYFTVATAECKRAPFDLAEAESELVGGFHTEYASMRWALFMLAEYGHMFLVSVIAAVLFLGAWFSGIPLIDGAIGSLRTWSPDVGIEGLSIGAYLANAVGASIVLAKGGLGVIVQIWVRWTLPRLRIDQVMATCLKYLIPISCFLFLGTILWPLVLATTLGRTSLLDYPTALTEPIGVRAARAAAASPANRASHAAEGVPASDEEDDGTPDSGSGPVTEQFKKADQPWLLDSPDSPTEVVE, from the coding sequence ATGCCCGCCCCGCTGTTCGGTGCGACCATCGCCGAGATGCTTTCAGGCCAATTCGGCCTGCCGGAGGCGCTTGCGATCTTCACAGCTGCGGCGATACACGCGTTCGTTCTGATTAACCTGTTCGGCCTCGTCCCACTCGTCGCAATTTGGGCGGAGCGAAAGGTTTCCGGTCGCATCCAGGATCGACTCGGCCCGACGCGTGTCGGCGGTAAATTCGGTTGGCTGCAGGGGCTTGCCGACGGTATCAAACTGATTCAAAAAGAAGACCTCGCCCCGGCTTCGGCGGACCGATGGCTCTTCCGAATGGCCCCATATCTGGCCGCCATCGCAGCATTCGGCGGCTTTCTCGTCCTGCCGTTCTCGCGTGATTGGGTCGCGTATGCCTCCAGCGCAGGCCTGTTCCTCCTTCTTGCGATCGTCTCGATCGGGGTCGTTGGGATCGTCTTCGCGGGATACGCCAGCGGCTCGAAATGGTCGTTATTCGGAGGGATGCGCGAGGCCGCTCAGATGGTCAGCTATGAAATCCCGCTCTCGATCTGCGCCGTCATCCCGGTTGTGGCGGTCGGATCGCTCGATCTTTCCGTGATCGGTGAGACCCAAAGCGGGTGGTTCTTTCCGAACTGGCTGGTCTTTCATAACCCGTTCGTACTCATCGCGTTCATCATCTACTTCACCGTCGCCACGGCCGAGTGCAAACGGGCCCCGTTCGATCTCGCGGAAGCGGAAAGCGAGCTGGTGGGGGGCTTCCACACCGAGTACGCCAGCATGAGATGGGCACTGTTCATGCTCGCTGAATACGGGCACATGTTCCTTGTCAGCGTCATTGCGGCAGTGTTGTTTCTTGGGGCTTGGTTCAGCGGAATTCCATTGATCGACGGCGCCATCGGCTCGTTGCGAACATGGAGTCCCGATGTCGGGATCGAAGGACTTTCGATCGGGGCTTATCTTGCCAATGCGGTCGGTGCGAGCATCGTCCTCGCAAAGGGCGGCCTTGGCGTCATCGTGCAAATTTGGGTTCGCTGGACTCTCCCGCGACTGCGAATCGATCAGGTGATGGCGACCTGCCTAAAGTACTTAATTCCAATTAGTTGCTTTCTGTTCCTCGGCACGATTCTTTGGCCGCTGGTTCTCGCAACCACGCTCGGCCGCACGAGCTTGTTGGACTATCCGACGGCGTTGACTGAGCCGATCGGAGTCCGAGCCGCCCGCGCCGCAGCGGCCTCCCCGGCCAATCGCGCGTCCCATGCTGCGGAGGGCGTTCCCGCAAGCGATGAAGAGGACGACGGCACGCCCGACAGCGGCTCAGGACCGGTTACAGAACAGTTTAAGAAAGCTGATCAGCCTTGGCTGCTCGACTCTCCCGACTCGCCGACGGAGGTCGTTGAATGA
- a CDS encoding complex I subunit 4 family protein, translating to MSDAFLLSTIIFLPALGALALLLFNGEHDLAMKRFSAGVTGLVLILTFVPLLPRYFGQTANEAGFRLFVDLAWIPTWNIGYRLGLDGISLPLLILTSLLGFLSLLASWRIEKQVKGYLILFLLLETGMLGVFCALDFFLFYVFFEVMLLPMYFLIGIWGGPRKEYAAIKFFLYTLVGSVLMLIVMLMVYVGSGSAGASPTFDLATLAAIGQGTATGDYFGASFSKTLQYWSFGLLLIAFLIKLPSVPFHTWLPDAHVEAPTPISMLLAGVLLKIGGYGLLRIAYPLFPLGTYWASYVIVLMGVISILYGALAALAQTDFKRLVAYSSVSHMGYVLLGIGVWKIADASGSDLNRDFWLMGMNGAIFQMIGHGITSAGMFFMVGVIYDRVHHRNLNQFGGLLNKMPLYGGLAVTIIFAGLGLPGMCGFIGEAFTVLSSWNYSPLMAALAASGIILTAGYILWAIQRVYLGPRYIGPNSDDITPITRREATIGSVFVALAIILGIYPRLVFDVTTPTTETIVERMDAAVQLSRQTESEEAEIARLSDGSDQE from the coding sequence ATGTCGGACGCGTTTTTACTCAGCACGATCATATTTCTTCCCGCGCTCGGTGCGCTTGCGCTACTGCTGTTTAACGGCGAGCACGACCTGGCGATGAAGCGATTTTCTGCCGGCGTGACGGGTCTCGTTCTCATACTGACATTTGTGCCGCTGCTCCCAAGGTATTTCGGACAAACCGCAAACGAAGCCGGCTTCCGGCTGTTCGTCGATCTCGCCTGGATTCCGACGTGGAACATCGGCTACCGGCTCGGGTTAGATGGAATCAGCCTGCCGTTATTGATTCTCACGAGCCTGTTGGGGTTTCTGTCGCTGCTCGCATCGTGGCGAATCGAAAAGCAGGTGAAGGGCTACCTCATCTTATTCTTGCTTCTCGAAACGGGGATGCTCGGCGTCTTTTGTGCCCTCGACTTTTTTCTGTTCTATGTTTTCTTCGAAGTCATGCTGCTTCCGATGTATTTCCTGATCGGCATCTGGGGCGGTCCGAGAAAGGAATATGCGGCGATCAAGTTCTTTCTCTATACGCTCGTCGGTAGCGTATTAATGTTAATCGTGATGCTCATGGTTTATGTCGGTAGCGGCTCAGCCGGGGCAAGCCCGACGTTCGATTTAGCAACGCTTGCCGCCATTGGGCAGGGAACCGCTACGGGGGACTATTTCGGGGCGTCGTTTTCAAAGACGTTGCAATACTGGTCGTTCGGCCTCTTGCTGATCGCGTTCTTAATAAAGCTGCCGAGCGTGCCTTTTCACACGTGGCTTCCCGATGCACACGTGGAAGCTCCGACGCCCATTAGTATGTTGCTCGCGGGTGTGTTACTGAAAATAGGCGGCTACGGACTGCTGCGAATTGCGTATCCCCTATTTCCGCTCGGCACATATTGGGCGAGTTACGTCATCGTCCTGATGGGCGTGATCAGCATTCTGTATGGGGCGCTAGCGGCACTGGCGCAAACCGATTTCAAGCGGCTCGTCGCTTACAGTTCGGTTAGTCACATGGGTTACGTGCTGCTCGGTATTGGCGTCTGGAAGATCGCCGACGCGTCTGGTTCCGATTTGAACCGTGACTTCTGGTTGATGGGAATGAACGGCGCCATCTTCCAAATGATCGGCCACGGCATCACGTCGGCGGGCATGTTTTTTATGGTCGGCGTGATTTACGACCGGGTCCATCATCGCAACCTGAATCAATTCGGTGGGTTACTTAATAAAATGCCGCTCTACGGCGGTCTGGCGGTCACAATCATTTTCGCCGGCTTGGGCCTGCCGGGGATGTGCGGCTTTATCGGTGAGGCATTTACTGTTTTGTCGAGTTGGAACTACTCGCCCTTGATGGCCGCCTTAGCCGCTTCAGGAATCATCCTTACGGCAGGTTATATTCTCTGGGCCATCCAACGCGTCTATCTCGGTCCACGTTACATCGGTCCGAATAGTGACGACATCACTCCGATCACCCGCCGGGAGGCAACGATCGGCTCCGTGTTTGTGGCCTTGGCGATCATACTTGGAATATATCCGAGGCTCGTTTTCGATGTGACGACACCGACGACTGAAACAATCGTCGAACGGATGGATGCCGCGGTGCAGTTGAGTCGGCAAACGGAATCTGAAGAAGCGGAGATCGCCCGGCTTTCTGACGGGAGCGATCAAGAATGA
- a CDS encoding ExbD/TolR family protein, with product MRIPRHEIDRSAAADQAMTPMIDVVFLLLIFFVCASVGQTPELLLATELAGGKIASSVSPEDQPPPLGELWIRLSRAGEATAATVNGVTHPDLDALEAVLDGLVEAEAASEMPAILDVGPEVPTGEVIRVYDACVSGGFQSIHFATDAE from the coding sequence ATGCGTATCCCTCGCCACGAAATCGATCGCAGTGCTGCCGCCGATCAGGCGATGACGCCGATGATTGACGTGGTTTTCCTGCTGCTGATTTTTTTCGTCTGCGCTTCGGTCGGTCAGACACCGGAGCTTCTGCTGGCGACGGAATTGGCCGGCGGAAAGATCGCCTCAAGCGTCTCTCCGGAGGACCAGCCACCACCGCTGGGTGAGTTATGGATTCGGCTGAGTAGGGCAGGCGAGGCCACGGCCGCGACTGTTAACGGCGTCACGCATCCCGATCTCGATGCCCTCGAAGCCGTGCTCGACGGATTAGTTGAGGCCGAAGCAGCCTCCGAAATGCCCGCGATCCTCGACGTCGGCCCCGAAGTCCCGACCGGTGAAGTCATCCGCGTCTACGACGCCTGCGTCTCCGGCGGCTTCCAGTCAATCCACTTCGCGACCGACGCGGAGTAG
- a CDS encoding ExbD/TolR family protein, with product MRVAASNRRGGLRFNVTPLIDVIFILIIFFLVASHFVRTESREDVSLPLAASREHESPPRKLVITVTEDLRVLVGSRAEDRDAAEQMIIAEANKGDEPFEIRIRADKSVPFREVEPLLIACAKAGINDVKFAVVPE from the coding sequence ATGAGGGTCGCCGCCTCGAATCGACGTGGCGGCTTGCGATTCAATGTCACGCCGCTGATCGACGTCATCTTCATCCTGATCATCTTCTTTCTGGTGGCGAGCCATTTCGTCCGGACCGAATCACGAGAGGATGTCAGTCTACCGCTCGCCGCCTCGCGGGAACACGAGTCACCACCGCGAAAACTGGTGATCACGGTGACGGAGGATCTCCGGGTCTTGGTGGGCAGCCGTGCGGAGGACCGCGATGCAGCCGAGCAAATGATTATAGCGGAGGCAAACAAAGGTGATGAGCCATTTGAAATCCGGATTCGGGCCGATAAGTCGGTCCCGTTCCGGGAGGTCGAGCCGCTGTTGATCGCTTGCGCGAAGGCGGGCATCAACGACGTCAAATTCGCAGTCGTACCGGAATGA